From the genome of Palaemon carinicauda isolate YSFRI2023 chromosome 6, ASM3689809v2, whole genome shotgun sequence, one region includes:
- the LOC137642492 gene encoding vitellogenin-like isoform X2, which produces MTYSYAYSGMSEVIMTKVQNGVSAMRWHSQVKLTVLGPCDIAVSILNPVWDGTVIEPHKASVLERYPLMVAVSDGRVQHVCSHPDDVTWSINMKKGIASAFQISLPSNSSINSGLMYTETDIVGTCPTRYEVKEEGKEEVIIRKEKNHRKCKDNYPTPDELPISWLKTPLPLSESGSHCQLVIRKGIVTTIVCQDKNIIRPSYGLYKYIETLQQSKLELIHKSAEHLTSLSNLGGERLLHKSLLFDHQTVKKDPSLVDQLNEIMKDVCENTMGGIEGNVGSLMSKALHLLRHIPDDDIEGTLQKIRSGHYCLEYSKLESLFIDALAFIHEPGAVKVMVNELTSGRATRIHTILYTAAFFLTAHPNRHSMESLQPLFEISNPSLSLAVLGAAAMVNVYCHNIPYCYRDPAVQQLSETLSQKIQEKCSSSADKHIIEEAISSLKALGNIGVITPEVADTVFKCLESGNVENQVRINAAYAFRNVKCEHQGTDRLIHLAVDSETDTEIRIASYMVALRCMNKKDLQFVISKVTPEDNEQVRGFILSHLNNLQKSTAPHKNKLRHYLLDLAVPNNFTMNIMKYSRNIDLSYFNEELGLGLGLEFNIIYTPGSFVPRSLGLNLTSSIGGTTINMGEYGIRLEEVDSILRTLFGPGGLLTSRSSISELIKDAIPFIEGKGLGIIDELKELLQRSSFDPSNISDFLNKIYKRVSGKLPMMDIHARFNDQEATYGSFSLDPNKIIAGRNIQIISLLLKQALQNMANMSIDNAHMSHIFLQYNIPTVQGIPVKLMLDGTGVIGLKVETNLQNLVQRNSGNILHLHPTFSLQIDGFVGYDASIAENGIKTKNLVTSNYGISSSLQTDGPDHLEFRMNLPDRIEFFSSKSETYLMKRVTEAEVKVLPRNLHDVRLRRKSCFGVGAFWGIDICSEYNILDPSLHKDIPFGQPSTFKTYIKRKPDYQALKGYILDVRIQADESSNMLNMTLKEDGSGLDGHIEGTAAYKVNNSILELTYLWSYPKLQEHYHGKLQAINQEREKSIEMSWHITGNGKDHGRALKLELMDKSAGSKKDVELNFHHNLIHQFPPESCFFVAKLVKEDRPEEVFINLSFATEIDFLHFLDFAYKVEFALKKNPTTSLLPISLRKFELQMYTTKWKILSYIRPLIGPLNADAMEFTSSFQVFVKERKFFAIEGKHQMEGRDHLDVIKNQIKGVFGNSHYTLVWDLHNGLVRRGTLLKILETNPERLVTHVEVMHSKLGDSYDTLIQIKVPSYMKPIQFETVAVEHDPHSYAVEASLKHGDRLILHYSGPVTVLLTSKVSNLQANLSISSISGGPYKVITTIIFSEKKQVLALGLNSETEPLFGVEWRINSDSHVNYGFQLQLHKIINNKVSLGIGRHFVHLSFDNTLQPNTHKAVRSKGYGDVDFNRKKVSGELSWDADKDPSRKINAEVSVAKEHSNPGHYKIFGGWTMMRSQYLFKTEVNIQSPSSGHSGKTTAKFSLTSPRNSFNFSTEFVVQKERNDIKMATQTIINSLSTKEYKLSTATVLTDLAGRFNFLLSSKIGIVLPDTDETSVELEAKHQTVAGLGEVFVKMRMKSHALKKPLEVVITLNKKQYSCNALWNIEIDSPTKSAGVEVVVTPENGLKTLDFTLDLTSIKDLLKTIERVLNVHIPPERVRVASSSKRLLYHIHYERTEESVSHLKLQWPSRTLDTEIIASPTEYIIKIIPDRSKSLAMYEFSIQNPSTWSFVNQELKVASQFKHPDMKRKMSVGVEYKKTGDKIIGRIILDILPDPKDKITGAITSTKLSENSISIEVTASGRILKTTPKLTLIIARSPRSLGFDLFLHTVITKPPAIFISGKLDKISDNNRAGALSLVSNGEKKLEISGTIATEDHSACSGTKLTFVSQSRIIGNYNINAQLCMPCAIKVLLKNQHSGKTHEMTLGLADLKTAEVSLQTRSPSRRDSKPAFLMRAMVTPSQILALDLQHDNKEIITIQKSLAMQLSLVSHAIKSWLSTMHKEMISPDPQISAAMREVSRLWREIFYEVSGIYNDFDNYIILFIEGAKYLVFGNHLTYELLVNYHTFWNHLISVVQHGTATVSKMVSVLFNEFGDSEKVFVDAVRRYIHFFETGQIPQELWHLVRSIQRSSLIRTLKEELESTLTFRPEDLPAIKQVISDVFITTGKDLQRLRAYLNQLPEVKEATKGILRQLDFKHQIVQTFETVVYRSVQRSMIVALELEDNVMQILLPLRQPTTSLAQAWSSISYNPLPILENLPWSYVAYADTRALWTYAYYWPSRVVHGLPPYSRIAMLVGDHEIFTFDGTVLRVPNSHCKVLLLAYGSTYLTTEHPHGLTQSKFTLVDTGITLVVYPDYTIVIDGRRMELEYKEKGDVKVWRTPMEIKVQTSLLQLQFNREVRYISVELNGWTFGQVGGLLGTYDGEAGNDWLMPDGRKAASLQQLVTSWQENQHCRTPAISPARPFDISTKHFAVCQVMLGISTHCSRVIDSGPFIQICYGTADPCDAVRAYRNVCFHRGIQVPPVAYAC; this is translated from the exons ATGACCTACAGCTATGCTTACTCTGGGATGTCAGAAGTCATCATGACCAAGGTGCAGAATGGAGTATCAGCAATGCGTTGGCACTCCCAAGTCAAACTGACGGTTCTAGGTCCTTGTGATATTGCTGTGTCAATTCTAAACCCTGTCTGGGATGGAACTGTAATAG AGCCTCACAAGGCCTCAGTCCTAGAGAGATATCCTCTGATGGTCGCCGTATCAGACGGACGTGTCCAGCACGTGTGCAGCCACCCGGATGACGTCACATGGTCCATCAATATGAAGAAGGGCATAGCTTCGGCATTTCAGATCTCGCTCCCATCCAACTCCTCTATAAATTCAGGACTCATGTATACTGAG ACTGACATTGTCGGCACATGTCCAACCAGGTATGAAGTGAAGGAAGAAGGGAAGGAAGAAGTTATCATAAGGAAAGAGAAAAACCATCGTAAATGTAAAGATAATTATCCCACTCCAGATGAGCTTCCTATATCTTGGCTTAAAACTCCTCTGCCATTAAGTGAATCAGGTTCACATTGTCAGCTGGTTATCAGAAAAGGCATAGTAACAACTATCGTATGCCAAGATAAAAACATCATACGTCCCTCTTATGGGCTTTACAAATACATCGAGACTCTTCAGCAATCTAAATTAGAATTAATTCATAAATCAGCGGAACATCTTACCTCTTTGTCGAACCTAGGGGGAGAGAGGCTGTTACACAAAAGTCTGTTATTTGATCACCAAACTGTTAAAAAAGACCCATCTCTAGTAGATCAactaaatgaaattatgaaagatgTCTGTGAGAATACAATGGGAGGTATTGAGGGCAATGTAGGATCTCTGATGTCCAAAGCATTACATCTGCTGAGACATATTCCTGATGATGATATTGAGGGTACTTTGCAGAAGATACGCAGTGGACACTATTGTTTAGAATACAGCAAGCTTGAGTCCCTATTCATAGATGCTCTAGCTTTTATTCATGAGCCTGGGGCTGTAAAAGTGATGGTAAATGAACTGACTAGTGGTAGAGCAACGAGAATTCACACTATTCTCTATACAGCAGCCTTCTTCCTGACTGCACACCCTAATAGGCATTCCATGGAATCCCTGCAGCCTCTGTTTGAAATATCTAATCCAAGTCTCTCCTTAGCAGTTCTTGGGGCAGCAGCAATGGTTAATGTTTACTGCCATAATATTCCTTACTGCTACAGAGATCCAGCTGTTCAACAGCTTTCTGAGACCCTCAGTCAGAAAATCCAGGAGAAATGTTCTTCTTCTGCAGACAAACATATCATTGAAGAAGCCATTTCGTCACTCAAAGCTCTTGGAAATATTGGAGTTATTACTCCAGAAGTTGCAGACACAGTCTTCAAATGCCTAGAGTCAGGGAATGTGGAAAACCAGGTTCGGATAAATGCAGCTTATGCTTTCAGGAATGTGAAATGTGAACACCAG GGGACAGATCGCCTTATACACTTGGCCGTTGATTCAGAGACTGATACAGAGATTCGAATTGCATCTTATATGGTAGCACTCAGATGCATGAATAAGAAAGATCTTCAGTTTGTCATTTCCAAGGTCACTCCGGAAGATAATGAACAAG TAAGAGGATTCATCCTGAGCCATCTCAACAACTTGCAGAAATCTACTGCTCCTCATAAAAACAAGCTGCGTCACTACCTCTTAGATTTAGCAGTGCCAAACAACTTCACGATGAACATCATGAAGTACTCTCGCAATATAGATTTGTCCTATTTCAATGAGGAGCTTGGACTGGGTCTAGGACTGGAGTTTAATATCATCTATACTCCTGGATCATTTGTCCCACGATCTTTGGGACTCAATTTGACTTCATCCATAGGGGGAACTACTATTAATATGGGAGAGTATGGTATCCGACTTGAAGAAGTAGATTCCATTCTTAGAACTCTCTTCGGTCCTGGGGGACTGCTTACGAGTAGGTCTTCGATAAGTGAATTAATAAAGGACGCCATACCCTTCATTGAGGGAAAAGGATTAGGTATCATAGATGAGCTAAAAGAGCTTTTGCAAAGAAGCTCATTTGACCCTTCAAATATTTCTGATTTCCTCAACAAAATATACAAACGTGTTTCTGGTAAGCTTCCAATGATGGATATTCATGCTAGATTTAATGATCAAGAAGCAACCTACGGATCTTTTTCATTGGACCCAAATAAAATCATTGCAGGCAGAAATATTCAAATAATCTCTTTGCTTTTGAAGCAAGCTCTTCAAAACATGGCAAATATGAGTATCGACAATGCACACATGAGCCACATCTTCCTACAGTACAACATACCAACTGTTCAAGGGATCCCAGTAAAACTAATGCTTGATGGAACCGGAGTAATTGGTCTGAAAGTAGAAACAAATCTCCAGAACCTTGTGCAAAGAAACAGTGGAAATATATTACATCTACATCCAACATTTTCTCTTCAAATTGATGGTTTCGTTGGTTATGATGCCTCAATAGCTGAAAATGGAATCAAAACAAAGAATCTGGTTACATCCAATTATGGGATTTCTTCAAGTTTACAGACGGATGGGCCAGATCATCTTGAATTCCGGATGAATCTTCCAGATAGAATAGAATTTTTCAGTTCCAAAAGTGAAACTTATCTCATGAAGAGAGTAACAGAGGCTGAGGTTAAGGTTTTACCCAGAAACTTACATGATGTCAGACTAAGAAGAAAATCATGCTTTGGAGTTGGGGCATTCTGGGGAATTGATATATGTAGTGAATATAACATCCTTGATCCGAGTCTTCACAAGGACATACCTTTTGGGCAACCCTCGACATTCAAAACTTATATCAAAAGAAAACCTGACTACCAAGCACTGAAAGGGTATATTCTAGATGTCCGTATACAGGCAGATGAATCTAGCAATATGCTAAATATGACACTTAAAGAGGATGGGAGTGGTCTAGATGGACACATTGAGGGTACTGCAGCCTATAAAGTAAACAACAGTATTCTAGAACTGACATATTTATGGAGTTATCCCAAGTTGCAGGAGCATTACCACGGCAAACTTCAGGCTATTAACCAAGAGAGAGAAAAATCCATTGAAATGTCTTGGCACATAACAGGAAATGGCAAAGACCATGGAAGAGCACTGAAATTGGAACTTATGGACAAATCGGCGGGTTCAAAAAAAGACGTAGAACTAAATTTTCATCACAATCTTATTCACCAGTTTCCCCCGGAGTCATGTTTTTTTGTAGCAAAGTTGGTGAAGGAAGACAGACCTGAAGAAGTTTTCATAAATCTTAGCTTTGCAACTGAAATAGACTTTCTTCATTTCTTGGACTTTGCCTATAAAG TTGAGTTTGCCTTAAAGAAGAATCCAACAACGAGTCTTCTACCTATTTCCCTCCGTAAGTTTGAGCTTCAAATGTATACCACGAAATGGAAGATATTGTCATACATTAGACCACTCATTGGTCCCCTGAATGCTGATGCCATGGAATTTACCTCCAGTTTTCAAGTATTCGTGAAAGAAAGAAAGTTCTTTGCCATTGAAGGAAAGCATCAGATGGAGGGAAGAGATCACCTTGATGTCATTAAAAATCAGATAAAAG GAGTATTTGGAAATTCTCATTATACTTTGGTTTGGGATCTCCATAATGGACTGGTGAGACGGGGTACACTGCTCAAGATATTGGAAACTAATCCTGAAAGGCTAGTGACCCATGTTGAAGTGATGCATTCCAAGCTTGGAGACTCTTATGACACTCTGATACAG ATCAAAGTTCCAAGTTATATGAAACCAATCCAATTTGAAACTGTTGCAGTGGAGCATGACCCACACTCCTACGCTGTAGAGGCTTCGCTGAAGCATGGAGATCGACTTATCCTTCATTATAGTGGGCCAGTCACTGTTCTCCTGACGTCTAAAGTATCAAATCTCCAGGCAAATCTCAGCATCTCCTCCATTTCCGGAGGACCGTATAAAGTGATCACAACAATCATATTTTCTGAAAAGAAGCAGGTCCTGGCCCTCGGTCTGAACAGTGAAACAGAACCGCTCTTTGGCGTCGAATGGAGAATAAATTCCGATTCTCATGTCAACTATGGCTTCCAGCTACAACTCcacaaaataatcaataataaagttAGTCTTGGCATTGGTCGTCATTTTGTTCATCTTAGTTTTGATAACACTTTGCAGCCCAATACCCACAAGGCAGTGAGGTCAAAAGGCTATGGCGATGTTGATTTCAACCGAAAGAAGGTCAGCGGTGAACTTTCTTGGGATGCAGACAAAGACCCGTCACGAAAAATTAATGCTGAGGTCAGCGTTGCTAAAGAACATTCGAATCCAGGTCACTACAAGATATT TGGAGGGTGGACGATGATGAGAAGCCAGTATCTATTCAAAACTGAGGTCAACATACAATCTCCCTCTTCTGGACATTCTGGAAAAACTACCGCCAAATTCAGCTTAACATCGCCTCGCAACAGCTTCAACTTTAGCACAGAGTTTGTGGTCCAAAAGGAAAGAAATGATATCAAGATGGCCACACAGACTATCATCAATTCTTTGTCGACCAAAGAGTACAAATTATCTACTGCAACGGTGCTGACTGATCTCGCCGGGCGATTCAATTTCCTTCTGAGCTCTAAGATTGGAATAGTGTTACCTGACACAGATGAGACGTCTGTTGAGCTGGAGGCAAAGCACCAAACGGTCGCTGGTCTTGGAGAGGTTTTTGTTAAG ATGAGGATGAAATCCCATGCACTGAAAAAACCTCTGGAAGTTGTCATCACATTGAACAAGAAGCAATATTCTTGCAATGCTTTGTGGAACATTGAAATTGACTCACCTACTAAAAGTGCTGGTGTGGAAGTTGTCGTAACTCCAGAAAATGGACTTAAAACTTTGGACTTCACTTTGGACTTGACATCCATCAAAGATCTATTAAAGACCATAGAAAGGGTTCTAAATGTTCACATTCCTCCTGAAAGAGTCCGTGTGGCAAGCAGCTCTAAGAGACTGTTGTACCACATCCATTATGAGCGGACTGAAGAGAGCGTGTCTCATCTAAAACTTCAATGGCCTTCCAGAACTCTGGATACTGAGATCATTGCCTCACCCACAGAATACATTATCAAGATCATTCCGGACAGAAGTAAATCCTTAGCCATGTATGAATTTTCCATTCAGAATCCAAGTACATGGTCCTTTGTGAATCAAGAGTTGAAAGTTGCGAGCCAATTCAAGCATCCTGATATGAAGAGGAAGATGTCTGTTGGGGTTGAATATAAGAAAACAGGAGACAAGATAATAGGGAGAATTATATTAGACATCTTACCTGATCCTAAAGATAAGATCACTGGTGCCATTACTTCCACGAAGTTATCAGAAAATAGCATCAGTATTGAAGTAACTGCTAGTGGACGA ATTTTGAAGACGACTCCAAAATTAACGCTAATCATTGCACGGTCGCCTAGATCTTTGGGTTTCGATTTATTCCTACACACAGTGATAACAAAACCACCAGCAATCTTTATATCAGGAAAGCTTGACAAAATTAGTGACAATAACAGAGCCGGGGCTTTGTCTTTGGTTTCTAATGGAGAGAAAAAGTTAGAAATATCAGGTACCATAGCTACAGAGGACCACTCGGCCTGCAGCGGGACAAAGTTGACTTTTGTTTCACAATCAAGGATCATTGGAAACTACAACATAAATGCCCAGCTATGCATGCCTTGTGCCATTAAAGTTCTATTGAAGAACCAGCACAGTGGCAAGACTCATGAGATGACACTAGGATTAGCTGATCTGAAGACAGCTGAGGTATCTCTTCAGACTAGAAGCCCTAGCAGAAGGGACAGCAAGCCTGCTTTCCTCATGAGAGCGATGGTGACTCCAAGTCAGATACTAGCTCTTGATCTgcaacatgataacaaggaaattATCACTATTCAG AAATCTTTGGCAATGCAGCTTTCTTTGGTGTCCCATGCCATTAAGTCCTGGCTTTCCACCATGCACAAGGAGATGATTTCCCCTGATCCTCAAATATCCGCAGCTATGAGGGAAGTGTCTAGACTGTGGCGAGAAATCTTTTATGAAGTGTCAGGAATCTATAATGACTTTGACAACTATATTATCCTCTTCATAGAAGGCGCTAAATATTTGGTGTTTGGAAATCATCTCACCTATGAACTGTTAGTCAACTACCACACCTTTTGGAATCATCTGATCAGTGTGGTACAGCACGGAACGGCTACTGTGTCTAAGATGGTTTCTGTTCTTTTCAACGAATTTGGTGATTCTGAAAAGGTCTTCGTTGATG CTGTAAGAAGGTACATCCATTTCTTTGAAACGGGACAAATACCCCAAGAACTTTGGCACTTGGTAAGGAGTATCCAGCGATCTTCTTTAATCAGGACTCTGAAGGAAGAACTCGAAAGTACACTGACTTTTCGTCCTGAAGACTTACCAGCAATCAAGCAAGTTATATCAGACGTGTTTATCACGACTGGAAAAGATTTACAGAGGCTTAGAGCATATCTCAATCAACTTCCAGAGGTAAAAGAAGCCACTAAGGGGATCCTTCGGCAACTTGATTTT aAGCACCAGATTGTCCAGACATTTGAAACAGTTGTGTACAGATCAGTGCAAAGATCAATGATAGTTGCCTTGGAACTAGAAGACAACGTTATGCAAATATTGCTCCCTCTGCGCCAACCTACAACCTCTTTAGCTCAAGCCTGGTCCAGCATTTCATATAATCCACTCCCTATACTTGAAAATTTGCCTTGGTCTTACGTAGCGTATGCAGACACCCGGGCCTTATGGACCTATGCATACTACTGGCCGAGTAGAGTGGTACATGGTCTTCCACCTTACAGCCGCATTGCTATGCTTGTGGGAGACCATGAaatattcacttttgatggcacAGTTTTAAGGGTTCCAAATTCCCATTGCAAAGTTCTCCTTTTGGCTTACGGCTCAACTTATCTTACTACAGAACATCCTCATGGCTTAACTCAATCTAAATTTACTCTAGTAGATACTGGCATTACACTTGTAGTTTATCCAGACTACACAATCGTTATTGATGGGAGGAGAATGGAATTAGAGTATAAAGAGAAAGGGGATGTGAAGGTATGGCGGACTCCAATGGAAATAAAGGTGCAGACTTCACTATTACAACTACAGTTTAATCGAGAAGTTCGCTATATTTCTGTTGAACTGAACGGATGGACGTTTGGGCAAGTAGGTGGATTATTGGGTACATACGATGGAGAAGCTGGAAATGACTGGCTGATGCCCGACGGCAGGAAAGCAGCCTCCCTTCAGCAACTCGTGACGTCATGGCAAGAGAACCAACACTGCAGAACCCCAGCCATCAGTCCAGCTCGACCTTTCGACATCTCAACCAAACACTTTGCAGTGTGTCAAGTAATGTTGGGCATTTCTACCCACTGCAGCAGAGTGATTGATTCCGGCCCCTTCATCCAGATATGTTACGGTACTGCGGACCCTTGCGATGCTGTCAGAGCTTATCGTAATGTTTGCTTCCATAGAGGCATTCAAGTTCCGCCCGTTGCCTATGCTTGTTAA